A single Paenibacillus kribbensis DNA region contains:
- a CDS encoding ABC transporter substrate-binding protein — MASKRFGMLGLVFIMMVSMITACSGSAGKEAASGDSKEKVTFTYFNANAGKDINTNETRIGKILEDQTGVNWKLEHLVGDANTKIGTFIASNDYPDAIVPEGTIDKLLDAGAFIPLNDLIDKYGPNIKRVYGPYYNLMKAEDGNIYFLPLSAVIGDYLPAPNVEQGAFWVQRRVLKEAGYPKIKTFDEYLALIRNYAKKHADEGLTGYLSLTTQDKFFAFTNAPMHLAGYPNDGGTIIDMKSHQATDYGDEEITKRYLKALNQLNAEGLFDKSSFVDNYDQYLAKLTSGKVLGFFDYRWQVGQALNNLQEASKQSGNDDLEYLGLPVVYDQNIKDQYLDPPSFINNRGIGITVSAKDPVRMIKFFDNLLTDENQVLSHWGVKGETYDIDEKGRMYRTKEQIRQTTLDAFRESFGFKYFEYNWPRYGNGSSLPDGNSVSPGRQPEVARMSYTEGDQKLLKVYGVESFSQMFSAPDKRPWYPAWSIPIAQGSPAQLFQQKKGDLQRKYFPRLVLSAPGQFDAIWNEYTTEFNKLDVKAYEELITKEVTKKVDIADKK; from the coding sequence ATGGCAAGCAAAAGATTCGGAATGTTGGGTCTGGTATTCATCATGATGGTATCTATGATCACTGCCTGCTCGGGAAGTGCAGGCAAGGAGGCTGCGTCGGGAGATAGCAAGGAGAAGGTCACGTTCACGTATTTTAATGCCAACGCCGGCAAGGACATCAATACGAATGAGACGCGGATCGGCAAAATTCTGGAGGATCAGACGGGCGTAAACTGGAAGCTGGAGCATTTGGTGGGGGATGCCAACACGAAGATCGGTACGTTTATTGCCAGTAACGATTACCCGGACGCCATTGTGCCTGAGGGCACGATTGATAAGCTGCTGGATGCCGGGGCCTTTATTCCCCTGAATGATTTGATCGATAAATATGGACCGAATATCAAGCGCGTATATGGACCGTATTACAACCTGATGAAGGCGGAGGACGGGAATATTTATTTTTTGCCGCTCAGCGCGGTGATAGGCGATTATTTGCCTGCGCCTAACGTGGAGCAGGGAGCCTTTTGGGTGCAGCGCAGGGTGTTGAAGGAAGCAGGGTACCCAAAAATCAAAACGTTCGACGAGTATTTGGCTCTGATTCGCAATTACGCGAAAAAGCATGCAGACGAAGGCTTGACCGGGTACTTGTCGCTAACCACGCAGGATAAGTTCTTTGCTTTTACGAACGCACCCATGCACCTGGCAGGTTATCCGAACGATGGCGGCACAATCATTGATATGAAATCGCATCAGGCCACGGATTATGGGGATGAGGAAATCACGAAACGGTATCTGAAGGCGCTAAATCAGCTCAATGCGGAGGGCCTGTTTGATAAATCATCCTTTGTGGACAATTACGACCAATACTTAGCGAAGCTGACCTCGGGCAAGGTGCTGGGCTTTTTTGACTACCGCTGGCAGGTAGGGCAGGCGTTGAATAATCTTCAGGAAGCCTCCAAGCAGTCGGGGAATGATGATTTGGAGTATTTAGGGTTGCCCGTTGTATACGATCAAAACATTAAGGATCAGTACCTTGATCCTCCATCATTCATTAATAACCGGGGCATTGGAATTACGGTCAGCGCCAAGGACCCGGTGCGTATGATCAAGTTTTTTGACAACCTGCTGACAGACGAAAATCAAGTGTTATCCCACTGGGGAGTTAAGGGCGAAACCTATGATATAGATGAAAAAGGGCGCATGTACCGGACGAAGGAGCAAATCAGGCAGACAACGCTGGATGCGTTCCGCGAGTCCTTCGGGTTCAAATATTTTGAATATAATTGGCCGCGATACGGCAACGGCTCCTCCCTGCCTGACGGCAACTCGGTCAGTCCGGGCCGGCAGCCTGAGGTTGCGCGTATGTCCTACACTGAAGGAGATCAAAAGCTGCTAAAAGTCTATGGTGTAGAGTCCTTTTCGCAAATGTTTTCCGCACCTGACAAGCGCCCATGGTATCCGGCCTGGAGCATCCCGATTGCTCAAGGCTCACCTGCGCAGCTCTTCCAGCAAAAGAAGGGCGACCTGCAGCGCAAATATTTCCCGCGTTTGGTGTTGTCCGCACCGGGGCAGTTTGACGCGATTTGGAATGAATATACTACTGAATTCAACAAGCTGGATGTGAAGGCGTATGAGGAACTGATCACGAAGGAGGTTACAAAAAAAGTAGATATTGCCGATAAAAAGTAA
- a CDS encoding polymorphic toxin-type HINT domain-containing protein, which produces MFKRYICSLLCVLMLLGPWSTWAYGAEGKGTETASQSSSSSAPQIITRAWLAQQTGKDQTWVNAQLSKGYTLYDIYKAWQKDGGENSLPEQSPSLWVQPNGLELSAKAKTEPSDESADLKVGEKLAQAVQDEETVQQQPKAENEGESTKPSTTEVDVPSVPNVSDSVYTPIPRENGLIGQDLLKQSLLQMSATLAVYAPLDQTALAQSRLSDDTSRYGLDYGDNSVSTASGQLVVQNTDLVLPGSLPFALTRVYNSSLANNQIGVQQNDGVYTNTSAIREEEAASGLGRGWKWDLPHMQKQDGKRYLYMPGTGSYEMKNDLQLEGYAYKDLKINSDQSASVQGVSSKYKIAVLNGNDYYLDQDGYLILIQDAYKNRVEFDYTSSDGIKRIRSIRNNDGRELDFTYNAGQLAVKEQGTDHQYTYRQSGEGSSKVLSEVLDSLSRSTSYAYTFMDAPFNLVADGEGKAGALQQNTTALLTRIVRPASSITDIRYEAYNKQIGVYGTQGVFKVVSRADMYSTTAGNRSLNKMDFTYSGEDLASYGKNAEWTVVATGTRTTETFHFGKVFRGDNAPDKLVLNRYDQEGDSTGYHIDYTYNDAMGWNLPVQMRETYTESGSSSEPVTTSYDYNEYGLPLKMSQSTGAETVHTYRVSNEPFFWVQPVQTVTKISEEKSLTTVRTYKTEGTLYELKNYEGTDQGKLLSHSYTFYNAKGNVSGRKVLIDNRNYTDVSIDYKSPYGSQLPTRQLLPKGVEYTYDYYPTGEIKSQTDAKRKTKSYVYDASGRVTKVTYPDGTQTVVEYKDDTNDITVTGPDGVSVERLYNPFGQMLLEQVDDAIYGYGYDDNGDMVESTDAEQATTRYAYDAFGRSVKTTYADGTTDTVAYNAVDRTVTQTDASGYRVREVSDALGRGISTQEAKNGSFQPLESLAYNDAGMVISRTDGNGQRMLYDYDALGQMTSVTDPSGQQVSYMYDLAGNLKTVQYPDGQKNVYSYDELGRRTLLEKASGGTTLNIYDTDGNITRMLTGKLQAITFQYNADGLVTEAAGPDFKTNYTYDNAGRRKSMTDGQGTTSYAYDPADGSLTGLKYPDGTQISYEYNKQSRTGYVLTDASGTSMHVQSKLDSLGRVTQMDISSGASTANVQSLAGASAASGGSLDSMTFDYAPNGLLKGQASSRGLSTRYSYNGLDLSGVTVEQGGTALHQFGYDRDGNKNIIGRTQNGTTDQFGYDPSNRIASEAAGEKNKTYGYDPNGNRSAEGSGKVFGMESASYGYDSVSRLTNVSGEGTEVKYSYNGDGLLYERTEGGKTTRYYYDEEAKLIAEAEVVGGTAKIMYAYVYDLSGQLWARQDKASGQLQYYQLNGHGDVVGLSDSTGKQLNSYTYDIWGGPETVKETVPNVLRYAGEYWDDTTGLQYLRARWYDPGTARFMGEDTYQGEINEPQSLNGYTYVHNNPLTNSDPTGNWCTATVRGKYYSHPGYCSGSGKNADYIPDSISINFGRSIYAAGVKQGTWYPKGAARVKWDKSGISDAVMGCYYDVQCASFVSGSLVEGPAIAKITKGKSASTGKTVKDIISKCNCFTASTKVQTDEGEKPIEEIEVGDKVLAKDDETGEMGYKEVEWLFQRDVEETYNITVGGEVITTTDEHPFWIIGKGWMEAQNLVVGDVLTTSDSKELAIQKIEVKKEHRTVYNFKVKDFHTYFVSNLGIWTHNKCGFENKTTKGFWKSYDKLSKEIQKQAGEKFKLFKENPDLPGLNFEKLKGFDNKYSVRINDQYRAIGELKNNVMTWTGIIPHTYNKLK; this is translated from the coding sequence GTGTTTAAACGTTATATTTGTAGTCTATTATGTGTACTGATGTTGCTGGGTCCATGGAGCACATGGGCATATGGGGCAGAGGGGAAGGGAACGGAGACAGCTTCTCAGTCTTCTTCATCCTCCGCGCCGCAGATTATTACCAGAGCGTGGCTTGCGCAGCAAACGGGCAAGGATCAGACTTGGGTCAATGCACAGTTATCCAAGGGCTATACCTTATATGATATTTATAAAGCATGGCAAAAGGATGGCGGGGAAAATTCGCTACCTGAACAAAGTCCGAGCTTGTGGGTGCAGCCAAATGGACTTGAATTAAGCGCAAAAGCGAAGACGGAACCGTCCGATGAGTCGGCTGACCTAAAGGTAGGTGAAAAGCTCGCTCAGGCCGTTCAGGATGAAGAAACGGTTCAACAGCAGCCGAAAGCTGAGAATGAGGGGGAATCGACGAAGCCGAGCACGACTGAGGTGGATGTACCGTCGGTCCCCAATGTAAGTGATTCTGTGTATACACCGATTCCAAGAGAAAACGGTCTGATCGGGCAGGATTTACTCAAACAAAGTTTGTTACAGATGTCTGCTACATTGGCAGTGTACGCTCCTTTGGATCAGACGGCGCTTGCACAAAGCAGGCTAAGTGATGATACTTCGCGTTATGGGCTGGATTACGGTGACAACAGTGTGTCCACCGCTTCTGGACAGCTTGTCGTTCAAAATACGGACTTGGTGCTGCCGGGTTCATTACCCTTTGCACTGACTCGTGTGTATAACAGTTCATTGGCAAATAACCAGATTGGCGTGCAGCAAAACGATGGAGTGTATACAAATACAAGTGCCATCCGCGAGGAGGAAGCAGCTTCTGGTCTGGGACGAGGCTGGAAATGGGATCTTCCCCATATGCAGAAACAGGACGGGAAACGGTATTTGTATATGCCAGGAACAGGCTCCTATGAAATGAAAAATGATTTGCAGCTTGAAGGATATGCATACAAAGATCTGAAGATCAATTCAGATCAAAGCGCAAGCGTGCAGGGAGTAAGCAGTAAATACAAAATAGCAGTGCTGAATGGAAACGATTATTATCTGGATCAGGACGGTTATTTGATTTTAATCCAGGATGCGTATAAGAATCGGGTGGAATTTGATTATACAAGTTCAGATGGTATAAAACGCATTCGTTCGATTCGAAATAATGATGGTAGAGAGCTTGACTTCACTTACAATGCCGGACAGCTTGCTGTCAAAGAACAGGGCACGGACCATCAGTACACCTATCGTCAAAGTGGCGAGGGAAGCAGCAAGGTGCTGTCAGAAGTGCTGGATTCCCTGTCACGAAGCACAAGCTATGCGTATACATTCATGGATGCTCCGTTTAATTTGGTCGCAGATGGTGAAGGAAAAGCCGGAGCCTTACAGCAAAATACAACAGCGTTGCTTACACGAATTGTACGACCTGCTTCATCCATCACAGACATTCGTTACGAAGCGTATAACAAGCAAATAGGTGTATACGGTACACAAGGCGTGTTTAAAGTGGTTTCACGCGCAGATATGTACAGTACAACCGCAGGCAATCGTTCTTTAAATAAAATGGATTTCACCTACTCGGGAGAAGATCTAGCCAGCTATGGCAAAAATGCTGAATGGACGGTGGTTGCTACTGGAACACGTACAACGGAAACCTTCCATTTCGGTAAAGTCTTTAGAGGAGATAACGCACCCGACAAGCTTGTTCTAAACCGCTATGATCAAGAGGGTGATTCTACCGGCTATCATATAGACTACACGTATAATGATGCTATGGGCTGGAACTTGCCCGTGCAGATGCGGGAGACTTATACGGAGAGCGGTTCTTCATCAGAACCTGTAACGACCTCCTATGACTACAATGAATATGGTCTTCCTTTGAAAATGTCCCAAAGTACGGGAGCAGAGACCGTTCATACGTATAGAGTCTCTAATGAGCCTTTTTTCTGGGTGCAGCCCGTTCAGACGGTTACCAAAATAAGTGAAGAAAAAAGCTTGACGACGGTAAGAACCTATAAAACAGAGGGCACATTGTATGAGTTAAAAAACTATGAAGGAACAGATCAAGGCAAGCTTTTATCGCACAGCTATACTTTTTACAATGCAAAAGGGAACGTGAGCGGCAGGAAAGTTCTCATCGATAACAGAAACTATACGGATGTTTCTATTGATTATAAATCCCCCTATGGTTCACAGCTCCCGACAAGGCAGTTGCTTCCCAAAGGTGTCGAGTATACGTATGATTACTATCCGACCGGCGAAATCAAGTCCCAAACAGATGCCAAGCGTAAAACAAAGTCCTATGTGTACGACGCATCGGGACGTGTAACGAAGGTTACTTATCCAGATGGGACTCAGACGGTTGTGGAATATAAGGATGATACGAACGATATTACGGTCACCGGACCCGATGGCGTAAGCGTGGAAAGACTGTATAATCCATTCGGACAGATGCTTCTGGAGCAGGTGGATGATGCAATCTACGGGTATGGGTATGATGATAATGGAGATATGGTAGAAAGCACGGATGCCGAACAAGCAACCACTCGCTACGCCTACGATGCTTTTGGACGATCTGTAAAGACGACCTATGCGGATGGAACAACAGATACCGTGGCGTATAATGCAGTGGATCGTACCGTTACTCAGACGGATGCCTCTGGCTACCGTGTACGTGAGGTATCGGATGCTTTAGGTCGTGGGATTTCCACACAAGAAGCTAAAAATGGATCATTTCAGCCGCTGGAGTCGTTAGCTTACAACGATGCGGGCATGGTCATCAGCCGGACGGACGGTAACGGCCAACGTATGCTCTATGATTACGATGCTCTGGGACAAATGACCTCGGTTACAGATCCATCCGGACAGCAGGTCAGCTATATGTATGATCTGGCCGGAAATTTGAAGACCGTTCAGTATCCTGATGGGCAAAAGAATGTGTATTCCTATGACGAGCTGGGCAGACGTACGTTACTTGAAAAAGCAAGTGGGGGAACCACGCTAAATATTTACGATACAGATGGAAACATCACCCGTATGCTGACAGGAAAATTGCAAGCGATCACCTTTCAATATAATGCAGACGGGTTGGTTACCGAAGCAGCGGGACCAGATTTTAAAACCAATTACACCTACGACAATGCAGGACGAAGAAAAAGCATGACAGATGGGCAGGGAACGACCTCCTATGCCTACGATCCAGCAGATGGATCGTTGACCGGGCTGAAGTACCCGGACGGCACCCAAATCAGCTATGAATATAACAAGCAGTCTCGTACAGGCTATGTGCTGACAGATGCTTCCGGGACGTCTATGCATGTCCAGTCCAAACTGGACAGCTTGGGCCGAGTTACTCAAATGGACATTAGCAGTGGAGCCAGTACAGCAAACGTACAGAGTCTGGCAGGAGCCAGTGCTGCTTCGGGCGGTTCACTGGATAGCATGACGTTTGATTATGCTCCGAACGGGCTGCTGAAAGGTCAGGCTTCAAGCAGAGGGCTGAGTACTCGCTATAGCTACAATGGACTGGACTTGTCCGGTGTTACGGTGGAACAAGGTGGTACGGCATTACACCAATTTGGGTATGATCGCGATGGGAATAAAAACATCATCGGACGTACCCAAAACGGAACAACGGACCAATTTGGATATGACCCGTCAAACCGAATTGCCAGCGAAGCCGCAGGTGAGAAGAACAAGACCTACGGCTACGATCCGAATGGAAACCGAAGCGCCGAAGGTAGCGGCAAAGTGTTCGGTATGGAAAGCGCTAGTTATGGCTATGATTCCGTCAGTCGTCTAACCAATGTGAGCGGTGAAGGCACAGAGGTCAAATACAGTTATAACGGAGACGGGCTGCTGTACGAGCGTACAGAGGGCGGCAAAACAACCCGGTATTACTACGACGAAGAAGCGAAGCTGATTGCAGAAGCTGAGGTCGTAGGCGGAACAGCGAAGATTATGTACGCTTACGTGTATGACTTGTCCGGTCAACTGTGGGCCAGACAAGATAAGGCAAGCGGGCAGTTGCAATATTATCAGCTCAATGGCCACGGTGATGTGGTAGGCTTGAGTGATAGTACAGGCAAGCAGCTGAACAGTTACACCTACGACATTTGGGGTGGCCCGGAGACGGTGAAAGAGACCGTACCGAACGTGCTGCGCTATGCTGGCGAGTATTGGGACGACACGACCGGGCTCCAGTACTTGCGGGCTCGCTGGTACGATCCGGGCACAGCCCGTTTTATGGGCGAGGATACGTATCAGGGGGAGATAAACGAGCCGCAGAGTTTGAATGGATATACGTATGTGCATAACAATCCATTGACAAACAGTGATCCAACCGGGAATTGGTGCACAGCAACGGTTAGGGGGAAATATTATTCTCACCCTGGATATTGCAGTGGCTCAGGTAAAAATGCAGACTATATTCCAGATTCCATTTCCATTAATTTTGGTCGGTCTATTTACGCTGCCGGAGTGAAACAAGGTACATGGTATCCTAAAGGCGCGGCTCGTGTTAAATGGGATAAATCAGGTATATCTGATGCAGTTATGGGTTGCTACTATGATGTACAGTGTGCAAGTTTTGTAAGTGGTTCCCTTGTAGAAGGACCTGCAATAGCAAAAATAACTAAAGGTAAAAGTGCCAGTACGGGCAAAACAGTAAAAGATATTATTAGTAAATGTAATTGCTTTACAGCAAGTACGAAGGTTCAAACAGACGAAGGGGAGAAGCCTATAGAGGAAATCGAGGTTGGTGACAAAGTCCTGGCCAAAGACGATGAAACGGGCGAGATGGGATACAAGGAAGTTGAATGGCTCTTCCAACGTGACGTTGAGGAAACGTATAATATTACTGTTGGTGGTGAAGTCATAACAACTACTGACGAACATCCGTTTTGGATTATCGGCAAAGGTTGGATGGAAGCACAGAATCTTGTGGTGGGTGATGTTCTGACAACCTCCGATAGTAAAGAATTAGCCATTCAAAAGATTGAGGTTAAGAAGGAACACAGGACTGTCTACAACTTTAAAGTAAAGGACTTCCATACGTATTTTGTCTCGAATCTTGGAATTTGGACGCATAATAAATGTGGTTTTGAAAATAAAACAACAAAAGGATTCTGGAAATCATATGATAAACTCTCGAAGGAGATACAAAAGCAGGCTGGCGAGAAATTTAAATTATTTAAGGAAAATCCTGACCTTCCAGGATTAAACTTTGAAAAATTAAAGGGATTTGATAATAAATATTCTGTAAGAATTAATGACCAATATAGAGCAATAGGGGAACTGAAAAATAACGTTATGACGTGGACTGGAATAATTCCACACACTTACAATAAGTTAAAATAA
- a CDS encoding DUF5071 domain-containing protein, giving the protein MVRSQDFIPRHKSDFNNINQLKRLEKEQIRPIIAELFTWLKDSNWPISSEIRNILFQFDMDLVPDLKKILKSDDSNWKYFILEDFCRYLPNNVIGEIALELEELSMHPSLDDKMEEVDRIAGEILESLNNG; this is encoded by the coding sequence ATGGTGAGATCGCAAGACTTTATTCCTAGGCACAAATCTGATTTTAATAATATAAATCAGTTGAAACGTTTAGAAAAAGAACAAATTAGACCCATAATAGCTGAACTTTTTACTTGGTTAAAAGATAGTAATTGGCCAATTTCATCGGAAATTAGAAATATTTTATTTCAGTTTGACATGGATTTAGTTCCAGACTTGAAAAAAATATTAAAATCTGATGATAGTAATTGGAAGTACTTTATACTCGAAGATTTTTGCAGATATCTTCCTAATAATGTAATTGGAGAGATAGCATTAGAGCTAGAAGAACTTAGTATGCATCCCAGTTTGGATGATAAAATGGAAGAGGTAGATCGGATTGCTGGGGAGATTTTAGAGAGTTTAAATAATGGTTAA
- a CDS encoding polymorphic toxin-type HINT domain-containing protein — MAEAEVVGGTAKIMYAYVYDLSGQLWARQDRASGQLQYYQLNGHGDVVGLSDSSGKELNSYTYDIWGGPETVKETVPNVLRYAGEYWDDTTGLQYLRARWYDPGTARFMGEDTYQGEITSPLSLNGYTYVHNNPLTNSDPTGNWCTATVRGKYYSHPGYCSGSGKNADYIPDSISINFGRSIYAAGVKQGTWYPKGAARVKWDKSGISDAVMGCYYDVQCASFVSGSLVEGPAIAKITKGKSASTGKTAKDIISKCNCFTAGTKVQTDEGEKPIEDIEVGEWVLSKDEATGEVAYKEVTATFNHETDEIYQIKVGNQVIESTFNHPFYVKGKGWTFVKDLKIGDLLVQSDGNTLKVDSIKVEHKHITVYNMTVDEFHNYFVSDLEIWVHNTGPCFTNINFKTNLYKRYEDHMFSLDHIKGGIMKLGKERESIFNSVTGKIGSVNPKKIQQGSNQMYSNINGYDVTIRFYADANGTIINVDAFMGKATRVIGNLIN; from the coding sequence ATGGCTGAAGCTGAGGTCGTAGGCGGAACAGCGAAGATTATGTACGCCTATGTGTATGACTTGTCCGGTCAATTGTGGGCCAGACAAGACAGGGCTAGCGGGCAGTTGCAATATTATCAGCTCAACGGTCACGGTGATGTGGTAGGCCTGAGTGATAGTTCGGGCAAGGAACTGAATAGTTACACCTACGACATCTGGGGTGGCCCGGAGACGGTGAAAGAGACCGTACCGAACGTGTTGCGCTATGCTGGTGAGTATTGGGACGACACAACCGGGCTTCAGTATTTGCGTGCTCGCTGGTATGATCCGGGCACAGCCCGTTTTATGGGCGAGGATACGTATCAGGGCGAGATTACGAGTCCGCTGAGTTTGAATGGATATACGTATGTGCATAACAATCCATTGACAAACAGTGATCCAACCGGGAATTGGTGCACAGCAACGGTTAGGGGGAAATATTATTCTCACCCTGGATATTGCAGTGGCTCAGGTAAAAATGCAGACTATATTCCAGATTCCATTTCCATTAATTTTGGTCGGTCTATTTACGCTGCCGGAGTGAAACAAGGTACATGGTATCCTAAAGGCGCGGCTCGTGTTAAATGGGATAAATCAGGTATATCTGATGCAGTTATGGGTTGCTACTATGATGTACAGTGTGCAAGTTTTGTAAGTGGTTCCCTTGTAGAAGGACCTGCAATAGCAAAAATAACTAAAGGTAAAAGTGCTAGTACGGGCAAAACAGCAAAAGATATTATAAGTAAATGTAATTGTTTTACAGCAGGCACTAAGGTTCAAACAGATGAAGGAGAGAAACCGATTGAGGACATTGAGGTTGGGGAATGGGTTCTTTCCAAAGATGAGGCAACGGGTGAGGTAGCTTATAAAGAGGTCACGGCTACGTTTAATCACGAGACGGATGAAATTTACCAAATTAAAGTGGGTAACCAAGTCATTGAATCGACCTTCAATCATCCTTTCTATGTGAAAGGCAAGGGATGGACGTTTGTCAAAGACCTTAAAATTGGTGACTTGCTTGTTCAGAGTGACGGGAATACACTTAAGGTAGACAGTATTAAAGTGGAACACAAGCACATCACGGTTTACAACATGACTGTTGATGAGTTCCATAACTATTTCGTTAGTGACCTTGAGATTTGGGTGCATAATACTGGGCCATGTTTTACAAATATTAACTTCAAAACTAATTTATATAAGCGTTATGAAGATCATATGTTCTCTCTGGATCATATTAAGGGTGGAATCATGAAATTAGGGAAGGAAAGAGAATCTATCTTTAATAGTGTGACCGGTAAAATTGGCTCTGTTAACCCTAAGAAAATCCAACAGGGTTCGAATCAAATGTATTCAAACATTAATGGTTACGATGTAACAATAAGATTTTATGCGGATGCGAATGGCACAATAATTAATGTTGACGCATTTATGGGAAAAGCTACACGGGTAATCGGCAACCTTATTAATTAG
- a CDS encoding transposase → MNTKRNGQEHRDFLVRSHVNQIRDVHREMSDVENHIRDIMQKLDFKLNTFTGIDNVTASAIVAEIGDISRFTSADKLAKYAGLTPSQMSSGGRGKDRNQRQGNRVKNELLSKRISDILNSNHGVEGLPEVLNTYPCCEFKTLPTKGEYDICPVCF, encoded by the coding sequence GTGAACACGAAGCGGAACGGTCAGGAGCATCGGGATTTCCTTGTCCGAAGCCATGTGAATCAAATCCGTGACGTTCATCGTGAAATGAGCGATGTGGAGAATCACATCCGAGACATCATGCAGAAGCTAGACTTCAAGCTGAACACCTTTACGGGTATTGATAACGTAACCGCTTCGGCTATCGTGGCTGAAATCGGAGACATTAGCCGATTTACCAGTGCTGACAAGCTAGCCAAGTATGCAGGTCTTACGCCAAGCCAAATGAGTAGTGGCGGCAGGGGCAAAGACCGTAATCAACGGCAGGGAAACCGAGTCAAAAACGAGCTTTTATCGAAACGAATTTCTGACATCCTGAATTCGAATCATGGGGTTGAGGGGTTGCCGGAAGTACTTAATACTTATCCATGTTGTGAATTTAAGACACTTCCAACAAAGGGTGAATACGATATCTGCCCAGTTTGCTTTTAG
- a CDS encoding aspartyl-phosphate phosphatase Spo0E family protein, with the protein MSIDESLTKQMESARQRLHDLYEEYGLGHACVLEQSMILDELINQYNRMYQTKKLHH; encoded by the coding sequence ATGAGCATAGATGAATCCTTAACTAAACAGATGGAAAGTGCCAGACAACGATTGCATGATCTTTATGAAGAATATGGCCTCGGACATGCATGTGTACTTGAGCAATCTATGATTTTGGACGAACTCATTAATCAGTACAATCGTATGTACCAAACTAAGAAGTTACATCACTAG
- a CDS encoding Imm8 family immunity protein, translating into MIRPVLKSIDCIGNPDTSNDFVIGATAYIGEENSEGVDYFHFRIMTPTRLLAVLEEDKFLDGRATFIVNEFDLSLVEKEINKILEDCIRRTWDDVAKAINRHLKWEYDNIQYETLDEAMARLNKEN; encoded by the coding sequence ATGATAAGACCTGTACTTAAAAGTATCGACTGTATAGGAAACCCAGACACGTCGAATGATTTTGTTATAGGTGCAACAGCTTATATTGGAGAAGAAAATAGTGAAGGTGTGGACTATTTCCACTTTCGAATAATGACACCAACAAGACTACTTGCCGTTTTAGAAGAAGACAAGTTTTTAGATGGGAGGGCGACATTTATAGTCAATGAATTTGATTTGTCACTAGTGGAAAAGGAAATCAATAAAATTTTGGAAGATTGTATCCGCCGCACTTGGGATGACGTGGCAAAGGCTATTAACAGACATTTAAAATGGGAATACGATAACATTCAATACGAGACACTTGATGAAGCGATGGCAAGGTTGAACAAGGAAAACTGA